In Thermoanaerobaculia bacterium, the genomic stretch CCTGCATCGGTTCAAAAATATCTCCCCCGTTCATCCAGTCATAGGAGAAACGTCCGAAGTCACAGAGCCAGTGATGGTTGATCAACGGATTGGCCGCGGGAAGGAATCGTTTTACCGAACCGCTGCGGTGCTCCAATCGGATGGCACATCCATTCCCGCAATGGGGGCAGATGGAAGGGGTAGACGTCAGGTTCCACGATCGTTCATGAAACCGGAAATCGTAGACTGTCAGGGCCCCCACAGGGCAGATATCAGCCGTGCAGGCCGACCACGGGTTCTCCAGAGGCCTTCCATCGTGGGTATCGATGACCATTTTATACCCGCGCTCCGCAAAGGTCAGCTCTCCCGTCCCGGCAATCTCCTCGCAGAATCGAATGCAGCGGGAACAGTGGATGCAGCGGTTCATGTTCTGGAAGACGTGAGGTCCGATCTTTCGTCGTTCCAGCTTCGGGTTTACCCGCTTGGCCTCGGTGTACCGGCTTTTGGGAAAGGAATGCGCCTCGCAGAAATCCTGCAGGTCACATTCCCCTGCCTGATCACAGATCGGGCAATCCAGCGGGTGATTGATCAGAAGAAATTCCATCACCTGGGAACGGAGCTTTCGGACCCGGTCATTGTCGGTAAAGACGACCATTCCTTCCCGGACCGGCGTGGCACAGGCAGCCTGAAGCTTGGGGATCCCTTCAATCTCCACGAGACAGATTCGGCACTGTCCCACGACCCGTAATCCCGGGTGATAACAAAAATAGGGAATCTCGATGCCAACGGACCGCGCGGCTTCGATCAGGTTCAAACCCTCCCTGACCTCCACGTCTCTTCCATCCATAGTCAGCTTAACCATGGGTGCCTCTCATGGGACATCGGCCCCGGGATATATGAGCTTCAAATTCATCCCGGTACTTTTCCACAAAGGCCTTGACGGGCATGGCGCAGGCATCGGAGAGGACACAGATGGTTGTCCCCATCATTCCCTGGCAGATGTCAAGAATGAGTTCCAGATCCCCCTCACGGCCGTTGCCTTCCTCGATCCGTTTCATGATCAGATCGAGCCAGTGCGTGCCCTCTCTGCAGGGACTGCACTGGCCGCATGACTCATGGGCATAAAAGCGGGTGATGCGCTGGGTGAGCTTCACCATGCAGACGGAGTCATCCACAACAATGACGGCGCCCGACCCCAGCATCGTACCCATGGCAGCAAGCGTATCGAAGTCAAGAGAGACATCGATCTCCTCAGGTTTCAAAGGAGGTGCCGAGCTCCCACCGGGAATCACCGCCTTAATGGAACGACCATCGGGAATACCTCCACAGACCTTTTCAATCAGGTCCTTCAGGTTATAGCCCATGGGAAGTTCATATACCCCGGGCTTCCGCACATGTCCTGAAACGGCAAAGAGCTTGGTTCCGGTATTTTTAGGGTTTGGCCCGATCGAAGTAAACCAGTCCGCACCCCGGGTAATGATATGGGGCACACAGGCAAGTGTTTCCACGTTGTTCAGGATCGTGGGGCTGTCAAAGGCACCCACGACGGCGGGGAAGGGAGGCTTGAGCCGGGGATGGCCCCGGTGACCGGCAAGCGATTCCAGAAGACCCGTTTCTTCCCCACAGATATAGGCCCCGGCGCCGGAATGAACAAAGATGTCAATCTTCTTTCCACTCCCCATCACATTACGCCCCAGATATCCGTCCCTGCGGGCTTCCCTGACCGCTTTTTCAAGGATCTTGATGGCCCGGACAAACTCACCCCGAACGTAAATGTATCCGGCTTCAGCCCCAATGGAAAGGCAGGCGATCGCCATTCCTTCCAGGAGCATGTGAGGATCACATTCCAGGATCACTTTGTCCTTAAAGGTTCCGGGTTCTCCCTCGTCCGCATTACAGACGACGTATTTCGGTTTTGGGTGATCTTTCGGTACGAAGCTCCACTTGAGGCCGCACGGGAATCCAGCGCCGCCCCGACCACGAAGCCCCGACCGCTTTACCTCGTCGATAATGGAATCCGGGGTCATGGACAGGGCTTTTTTCAGTCCCTGGTACCCTCCCCGTTCCAGATAACTGGACAGGAGGTGCCCCCCCTCCACACCGACGGCACGGGTCAGAATCGGCTCCACGATCACGAAGGTTCTCCCGAAAGAATTTTTGCAAGGAGGAGATGGTCAACCGGACCCTCATAGTCATCGTTCACCATGAAAACGGGAGCACGGTCGCAGGCTCCAAGACACTCAGCCTCTTCCAGGGAAAACCTTCCATCGGCTGTGGTTTCTCCCGCACGGATCCCCAGCTGGGTCTCCAGCGCCGCCAGGAGATTATCGGCTCCCTTCAGCATGCAGGAGATATTGGTGCAGACCCGGATGTGCGTCTTTCCGGGTTTCTTACGATGGTACATTGTATAAAAGGAAGCGACCCCGTAGACTTTTGCCGGAGGAATTCCCACCAGTTCAGCCAGATAGTCCATGGTTTCCCGATCGATATAGCTCCAGGTTTTCTGGGCCAGGTGGAGGAGGGGTAACAGCGCACCTTCCCGGGTGGGATAACGGGAAAAAATCTCCTGTACATCTGATTCCATCTCCGGCGGAAAATGGCGCTTCATTTCTCCCACGTAAAGGCTCCCTCCTTCCAGAGATAGACAAATACGAGAGCCACGAAAGCAACAAAGAGACCCACCGCGGCAACCATGAACATCGGAGCGCCCCGGCTTGTGAGTGCCCAGGGATAGAGAAGGGCAGCCTCGACATCAAAGACGATAAAGAGGACGGCTACGATAAAAAACTTCACGGAAATCCGCTTTTTCACCGTATCCAGAAGGGGCATGCCGCATTCAAAGGGCTCGAGTTTACGCTTATGAGGTCGTTTCCGACCAAGGAGATGGGACATCACAATCATACTGATCCCCATTATCGTAGTGATCAGCAACATAACGACAAGAGCCCCGTAGTCCGATGTGAGCGCGTTCACAAGAACCTATCCTACCCTATACCCCCACCCAAGTCAATACAACCATGGACAGATTACGTTCCGTAAAAACTCTACAAACTACTGAATTTATATCATTTATCCTTCCGCCTTCCATCACCCTCCGACCCGGATGGTCACAGATGGGGAATCGACTTTGTCAGAAACCGTACATGATCCGGCTTCCAATCGGATGTCGCAGCGGTGGACCATCGACCTCGTCGGTGCTACCATGGAATCGTGACGGGATCCCGGTTTCGGGAATCCCCGGACAATCCCTAGGAGGAAGACCGATGCGTACCTTTCTTTCGTTCTCTCTTTTGCTCGTTTTCGTTTCCATACTGCCCGCACAAACCCCTGTACAGCCAGAGGATCCTGGAGCCTATGTTCCCAGGATCAAAGACAAGGTGCTGGAGGAGATAAAGGAGGCCAATAAGGAGAAAAAAAAGGAAGCTGAAGCAAGGACCGAGGAAATCCAGTCTGAGTGGAAGGAGCGGAAGAAAAAAGAAAAGGAGGACATGCCACAGTTTAAGGCCGTCATCGGGGAAATGGAGCGCCCGGCGTCCCTGGAAGACTTCACGAAGGTCTGGCACAATCCTCCCGTCGCCCAGTACCTGACCGGAACCTGCTGGTCGTTTTCCACAACATCGTACTTTGAATCGGAAGTGCATCGTCTGACGGGAAAATCGGTCAAGCTTTCCGAAATCTACACAGCCTATTACGAATATGTGGAAAAGGTGCGTTCCTTCGTGCAGACCCGGGGAAACACCTATCTTGGGGAAGGGTCGGAAGGCAATGCGGTCCCCCGGATATGGAAAGCATACGGGATCGTTCCTCTGCAGGCCTATCCCGGCGTACTCGCGGAAAACGGACGTCACGACCACTCCGTTCTCTTTGACAAAATTGAGGCCTATCTGGATTACGTCAAGGAACATGATTACTGGAATGAAGAGGAGGTCGTTTCGGTCGTTCGCGTGTACCTCAACGAGACCCTTGGGCCTCCGCCGGAAACCTTTACCTACGACGGTAAGACCTGGACGCCCCTATCATTCCTGAAGGACTACCTCAAGCTGGATCTGGACGCCTATGTGGAAGTCATGTCCACCCTGCGGTATCCCTTCTGGACCCGTGCGAAGTTTGAGGCCCCGGACAACTGGTGGCACTCGGAGGATTACCTCAACCTTCCCCTGGACACCTTCTACGCAGCCATTCGCCGGTCGATCGAAAACGGCTATTCCGTGGCCATTGGCGGAGATGTCTCTGAACCGGCCTATTCCGGAATGGATGAGGTCGCCTTTATTCCGTCCTTCGATATTCCCCAGTCCTACATCAACCAGACCAGCCGCGAATTCCGGATTGCCAACAACACGACGGAAGATGATCACGGGATCCATCTGGTGGGATACACCCGCATCGGGGACCACGACTGGTTTTTAATCAAGGATTCGGGCCGGTCTTCCCGGTGGGGACCCCACGAAGGCTATTACTTTTACCGGGACGACTATGTCCGGCTGAAGATGCTCACGTTCACGGTCCACAGGGATATGCTTACCGGGGAGCTCAATCGGCTTGTAACAAAGACAGAGTCCTGACAGGATCGAAGTAATCCGTTTCATGGCCATGCGGCTCCGCGGTCTGTCATCGCTCTATCTCTTCGAATGGGTTTCGATCGCATCCGGCCTCTTCTTGATTCTATTCTTCATCCTCTCGCCGGTCCGGGGTCCCTTTTACCTTGTGACTCTGGGAACTCTCTGGCTCTTTGTGAGAATTATTGCCCTGTCCCTCATTCTCCTGCTTCTCACTGTCGCGTTCCGCTCCCTTCGCCGCGGTCAAAATCAGACCTTTGTTGAAGCTCTCCAAGAAAGCGACCTGATCCGGGGCAGAACCTGGGGAGACCTGGTGAGGATTTCCCTTGCCTTCAGTCTCATGGAGACGGCCCATTTCTGTCTCAAAGTCTACATCCCGCTGATCCATTCCAGAACCTTCGATTCTTTTCTGTCGCAGGCGGATCGTGTCCTCCTGGCGGGAAGAGACGGCGTGGATCTGGTTTCCGCGATCTTTGCTTCACCGACCTCGATTCGGCTGATGGATCTTTTGTACAGCGGGTTCTATTTCTTTCTGGTGTGGGGATCCCTCATCCTCTTTCTGGCCCTCCTGCGGGGAAGAGAGCGGATCGCCTTCATGGATGCCTATGTGACCATGTGGCAGATTGGGCTGGCCATCTATATTCTCATCCCCTCCTGGGGACCTGTCTTTGTGGAACCCGAACGATATGCCGGTCTTTTACGCTTCATGACCCTGACCGTTTCCATTCAGAAACAGCTGTACCTGGAGACGTCTTCGATTATCCAGGGAAACTATGACATCGTGATTCGGTACTTCGGTATGGCCGCCCTTCCCAGCCTCCATGTAGCCGTTTTCACGATTTACACACTCTGGAGCCCAAGACTTTTTCGAGGGCTCGTCTATTTCTTCGGCGGACTTACGCTTCTATTTTTCGCCGGAAGTGTCCTGACAGGGTACCATTATGTTGTGGATGGTCTGGCAGGGATCGCCGTTGCCGGAATTGCAACGTTCATCGGACGTCGATTCCTGAAACGCCAGGGTTGAAACCTCTCCGGGATTGAAGAGCTATTTCTTATCCCTGGGTTCGTCCAGGAAGTCCAGCATCGGGAGGGGAACCACCACCGCCGTGGCGATATTGCCCAGATGGGAGGAGACACGCTTGCAGTACCGGGTCAGCAGAGCGTACCCGATGGCGGGATTGGCCGGCATGTCGGTCTTGTAGAGCTGGTCGATAAGTCCGTCACTCCGCTTGGTAATGTCCCGCATTCGATCCATCTGCTTCTGGGCAAGTTCCTTATCGCTGATCATGAAGGCTTTTTTCACATCGTCAAACATCGGAACCACGTCGTACTGCAGAGTTTTGATCTGATCCCAGTATTCAGAAACGTGCCTGCTCTGATCCAGGCGCTGAGCGACTTCATAGAGATTTTTGCAGTAATCCCCGACCCGTTCCGCGTCCTTCAGGACACTCATCAGGATCAGGGACGCAGGAAGGTCGACGATACCGGTCAGGGAGAGGTGCTCGATCAGGCGTCGCCGGACATCCTGGACCGAACGGTTGATCCGCTTGTCCGTTTCGTAGATAAAGTCATGGGCGTGGCTGATGTCTCCCTTTTCGTAAAGAAGAGTCAGGACCTTAACGTACATCGACTTGCTGTCTTCGAGGATCCGTGCGTGATCTTCAACGAGGTTCTTCAGAATCTGGTTGCTTCGATAGGTCTGGAAAAGCTTGGTCCACATGGGAGGCTCCTTAGAGATTGTAGCTGATCAGGATCAGCAGACCGGGAATAATGAAAAAGACACCGAGAATGAATACAGCGACGATCCACTTCTTCCGGGTTCCGTGATAGCCCATCCACCGGGCCATCGCAATTGGAATCCTGCGGATGGGCCGAATGGGGTAGATCAGAAGAATTCCGCTGATATTGAAGAGAAGGTGGACGATGGCGATGGTGAGCCCTTGTACGTTTCCGACCATGGAGGCAAGAAGGGCAGTAATCGTGGTGCCCAGGTTGGCACCGAGCGTCATGGGGAAGGCCTGCTCCAGTGTGAGGACACCCGCCGCCAGGAGGGGGACGAGGAGGCTGGTCGTCACCGAGGAGCTCTGGACAAGGACGGTGAACGACAGGCCCATGACAAAGGCGATGACGTCGTTTCTCGCGATGTACCGGTCAAAGACGATCTCGAGACGATTCATCATCAGGATTTTCATGAGACGGACCAGGAAGAAGAGGCTGAAGAAAAGCGTAACCAGGCTGAGGATCAGGATCAGGATGCCTGCCGGGCGCGCATGGATCCCCATGATGTCGACAAAGAGCTTCTCCACACCATGGGCCACAGGTTTGACGATCAGCTTCAGGGGACTCTGGTGGGTTGTCCCACCTCCCACGCCCACCAGAAGCTTGGAGATGCATTCCGCGGTTCTCTGGAGGTACCCTGTGGCCAGTTCCACTGGCAAAAGAACAAAGGCGGTGATCAGGTTGAAAAAATCATGAATAATGGCGCCGGAGAAGGCTCGCTCAAATTCGTCGGAACGCGTGATGTGCCCCAGGGAGACCAGCATGTTGGTCACGGAGGTGCCGATATTGGCGCCCATCACGATGGGAATCGCGTTCTCGATGGGAAGAACACCCGCGGCCACGAGACCCACGGTTATGGATGTCGTTGTGGAGGAACTCTGAATGATACTGGTCGAAAGCAGGCCGACAAAGAGGGCCACAAAGGGATTGCTGGTACTCTTGATCAGGCCAAGGGCGAAATCCTTCCCGAAGAGCTTGAAGGCCACGCCGATGAGATCGATGGACGTCAGGAAAAAGTACAGGAGAACGAAGACGGCGATCCAGCCAAGGTAACGTTTCAGGGATTCCACCGGACGATTATAGCAGGATGGTCAAGTGGTCTTCAGATAACCTTTTGACTTCGCCCGCGACGTGGTCTACACTCAGGTATCATCGACATTCAGGATCCGATTCCATGGTAACGGTACACGCTCGATCTCGACCTGTCGCCCGGTCGATTCAGGTTCTCATTCTCCTTCTTATCGGCGTCGCCGTCATCCTGTCCGTGTGGCATTTTTATCCCTTTCACCCCGTTCCCAGGAAGCAGCGCTCCCTGAAACATAATGTACTGACAGGTTTAATCTACCCGGACCATCCCGTCGCCGTTTTTGATTCGGAAGGAATCTTCAGGATCAGGGGAAATTATTCCATTCCCTATCCCCCACCGCTGCATCTCGATGCCGGATGGGCGCAAAGAACCGATTGGGGTATCTGGGCTCTTGGAACAAGATCCACGGTATCCTTCTACCTTTCCAGACCGGAACCGCAATACTTCTGGTTTCGATGCCGGCCGATGCGGAACGTGCCCGGAACCTCTCCCCAGACCCTTCAGATTGAGATAAATGGATACAGGAGTGAAACGGTTTCTCTCCAGGAGGAGATGCGTGATTACTCTATCCCCATTCCCCGAAGGGCGTTTCAAAGAGGGAAAAACGAACTGACATTGAACTTTCGATACGCCATCTCCCCGAAAGAGGTGGGGGAGAACAAGGACTCACGACCTCTCTCCGTTGCCTTCGCACGGTTTGGACTCCTTCCGGAAGACCTTCAGGAAGCGGCAAATTCACTCTATATAAATCCTACCTCACGGTTCGATGGTGAGTTCGTCTCTCTGAATCCGGGAGAGACGTTGAGCTTCAGCCTGGATTCGATTCCAGAAGTCGCCCATATCACATGCACGGTCGTATCAGATGGCACTGAATCCCCTTCGGCCTTATCGATGGTCCTCTTTGACGAAGAAACCGGTGCAAGAAAGAACGCAACGATTCCCGTGTCTCAACCATCCAAAAACTCCCGATCCCTTCCGGAGGCCAGAATCGAACTGGGCGCCTTTTCTGAACATCCCTGCACCGTATCTCTGCGTGCGGATCATCGTACGCATGATCCGATCCGCCTCGGCAACTTTATCCTCCGATACCGGGATAGAAAACCCGCACAGGAAGAGCGTGGATCATCAGCGAAAAACCTTTCCGGATCTCCAAACCTGGTGATGATCCTCTTGGACGCTGCCCGTCCGGACCATATGGGGATCTACGGTTACCCGAAGGACACAACACCCCATATTGACGCATGGGCAGGGAAATCCAGAATCTTCACCAACGCGGTGGCCACGGCTCCTTACACAGTAAATTCTGTTGCAACGATCGTAACGGGCTTGTCCTTTTTCACGCACGGCGTGGTCGATCTATCTGATCGTCTCTCATCAGAAGCCCTTACGATCGCCGAGTACCTGCATCATGCAGGTTACGAAACCGTCGCTTTTTCCTCAACACCCAACAATTCGCCTTCCAAAGGGTTTGGCCAAGGATTTGATAGGTTTTATGAAGTGTGGAAGGGTCAGGGGGGGCTGAATGGCCATGACCCCGGGCTGTTATGCCGGGAGGTGGAACAATGGATCGATACCCGGAAGTCACCCTCTCCCTTTTTTCTCCTGATCCACATGGTCCCACCCCATTCACCCTACAGCCCACCTCCGGAGCATGACCTCTTTGGGTCGCCTGATTTTCAGGGAACCCTGACCGGTGACCGGCCAACACTGGAAGCCATCGCGCAGGGAAGAAAGATCCTTTCAAAGGAAGAAAAGGAACGGATTATCTCTCTCTATGATGGGAATCTCCACTGGGCGGATGCCGCGGTAGGAACCCTTCTCTCCACTCTCGAATCCAGAGGCCTTGCAAAAACCACCCTGACCGTCCTGACCGCAGACCATGGAGAAGCCTTTTTTGAGCACGGCTCCACCGAACACAATACCACCCTCTATGAAGAGATGATCCACATCCCCCTTATCATCCGTGTTCCCGATCAGGAACGATCGGAACCGTCTTTCAGCGATGATCTTGTCAGCACTCTGGACCTCTCCGCGACACTGGCGGCCGCGGCCGGACTTCCTCCCCTTCCGGGAACGGATGGAAGAAATATCCTTCAGGATCCCCTGCCGGAACGCAATTCCTATTCCTGCCTGATGCGAAGTGCCGGGAACCATCCATGGCTTGGTTTTCGGACTCCGTGCTGGTCTCTGCTCCTGTCACCCGATCTTACATTCGAACTTTATCATCTTAAGACGGATCCTTACCAGGAAACCGATCTATCCGTGAAGAAGCAGAACATCCTGCGTTCCCTGCTGATTCGCTTCCATACATCTGCATCCATTGTTCCACCCCGGTTTGACGGAGGAACCTCGCCTCCTCCGGATGAAGAGACACAGGCCACGCTACGCTCCCTGGGTTATCTACAGTGAAAGGAAGGATTCTTATCCGGATTCCAGGGGACCTATTCCATTCCCGATCGCACATCTGGAGGGAAATACCGTGAACATATCGATACCCGCATTCCTGAAAGGGAAGATGGTCGCCATGACGCTCTGTTGCCTGATCGCCTTCGGGTTTCTCTTTGCCGGGGCGAATCATATCGTCTATGAAGTCCTGGGGGACGGCCACTATCACTACCTCTTTCTCGTTTCTCTCTTCGAGGACGGAGATCTGGATTTTTCCAACCAGTATGAAAGGTACGGTGACCCCTATGGAGCTGCGATTGCGAATCCCTTCCCACCCGGTTCCGCCATTCTGTGGGCTCCCTTCTACCTTTTCACAAGACTGGTTTTCCTTATTTCCGGAGATCCGTCCATCGATCCCTTCGCCTTTGCGTTCCAGAGTCGTGTCATGATTGGCACCGTCGTCCTGGCTCTCCTCCTGGCCGCGATGACATTCTTTTACCTGAGGCAGCGTTATGGTGCCGTGTGGGCCGCACTCGGCGTCGCAGGCGCAGCGCTGGCCACTCCATTTTTTCATTATGCTGTCATTGAACCCTCTTACGCTCACGTCCCTTCGGCCTTTTGCATCACCCTCTTTTTCTACTTCGCCCTGAAAGACCCGCCAAGACCTCTCCTTCTGGGAGGGATCGCGGGACTGGCAACCCTGACAAAGTTTCCCAATGGTCTCCTCTTCCCCATCTTCGGTCTGGCACTCCTGTTGAAGGACCGGACCCTGAAACGTCCCCTCCTGTTCGGCCTTGCCGGAGCCGTAACGATCTCGCCCCTTCTTCTTTATTGGAAATGGGCTTATGGTCACGCCTTTCTGATTCCCCAGGGGTCGTCCTACATGACGACTCATTTCCCTGGCATCTTCAACTCGATCTTTTCATCGCGCCACGGGGCTCTGACCTGGTCTCCTATCCTCTGGCTATCCATCATTGGCCTGGTCGTCCTGTCGTTCCGAAGGGATCTCTTTCTGCGCTGTGCTCTGATCTTCTTTCTCGGATCGATTATCGTGTCCGGTCTTCCATCAGACTGGTGGGCCGGAAGCGCCCTGGGAGCCCGCCGGTGGGTCGATCTTACCTTCTTCTCTGCGTTTGGACTTGCGGAGATCCTTCACAGGTTCTCCCGTCTGGCGATACGCTCTCCCCAAAAAGTTGCCATCACCCTGGCTTCCGTTCTGGTGGGAACCCTGATCGTAGTTCAGCTCACCATGGATCGCCTTTATGTTCGTGGAAGAATTCCCCACAATCAGGTCGTCACCTTTCCCGAACTCTATGAACCGGTCATGGAAGATCTTTACAGGAGGG encodes the following:
- a CDS encoding 2Fe-2S iron-sulfur cluster-binding protein, yielding MVKLTMDGRDVEVREGLNLIEAARSVGIEIPYFCYHPGLRVVGQCRICLVEIEGIPKLQAACATPVREGMVVFTDNDRVRKLRSQVMEFLLINHPLDCPICDQAGECDLQDFCEAHSFPKSRYTEAKRVNPKLERRKIGPHVFQNMNRCIHCSRCIRFCEEIAGTGELTFAERGYKMVIDTHDGRPLENPWSACTADICPVGALTVYDFRFHERSWNLTSTPSICPHCGNGCAIRLEHRSGSVKRFLPAANPLINHHWLCDFGRFSYDWMNGGDIFEPMQGGEPVPWTDALKEIAGKLSSDNRTVAVITPFQSCEEMALLKTIADTVMIRRAPGEERKIKNEQGHWMVSHNAGPNTQGAAALGISLFDAYPADARVLFLSENLFPAPLTEEEVRSIPSDAFVIAETRHRGPLAKRADIVLPGHLFHEKEGTYLNDHRILQHVRPSIQPAAGTRGLLSYGSEILAGMGKECPGPAAEAIFQTIEAFQGLTYADLPSRLEKIRG
- the nuoF gene encoding NADH-quinone oxidoreductase subunit NuoF; translated protein: MVEPILTRAVGVEGGHLLSSYLERGGYQGLKKALSMTPDSIIDEVKRSGLRGRGGAGFPCGLKWSFVPKDHPKPKYVVCNADEGEPGTFKDKVILECDPHMLLEGMAIACLSIGAEAGYIYVRGEFVRAIKILEKAVREARRDGYLGRNVMGSGKKIDIFVHSGAGAYICGEETGLLESLAGHRGHPRLKPPFPAVVGAFDSPTILNNVETLACVPHIITRGADWFTSIGPNPKNTGTKLFAVSGHVRKPGVYELPMGYNLKDLIEKVCGGIPDGRSIKAVIPGGSSAPPLKPEEIDVSLDFDTLAAMGTMLGSGAVIVVDDSVCMVKLTQRITRFYAHESCGQCSPCREGTHWLDLIMKRIEEGNGREGDLELILDICQGMMGTTICVLSDACAMPVKAFVEKYRDEFEAHISRGRCPMRGTHG
- a CDS encoding NAD(P)H-dependent oxidoreductase subunit E — translated: MKRHFPPEMESDVQEIFSRYPTREGALLPLLHLAQKTWSYIDRETMDYLAELVGIPPAKVYGVASFYTMYHRKKPGKTHIRVCTNISCMLKGADNLLAALETQLGIRAGETTADGRFSLEEAECLGACDRAPVFMVNDDYEGPVDHLLLAKILSGEPS
- a CDS encoding NADH-quinone oxidoreductase subunit A, producing MNALTSDYGALVVMLLITTIMGISMIVMSHLLGRKRPHKRKLEPFECGMPLLDTVKKRISVKFFIVAVLFIVFDVEAALLYPWALTSRGAPMFMVAAVGLFVAFVALVFVYLWKEGAFTWEK
- a CDS encoding C1 family peptidase yields the protein MRTFLSFSLLLVFVSILPAQTPVQPEDPGAYVPRIKDKVLEEIKEANKEKKKEAEARTEEIQSEWKERKKKEKEDMPQFKAVIGEMERPASLEDFTKVWHNPPVAQYLTGTCWSFSTTSYFESEVHRLTGKSVKLSEIYTAYYEYVEKVRSFVQTRGNTYLGEGSEGNAVPRIWKAYGIVPLQAYPGVLAENGRHDHSVLFDKIEAYLDYVKEHDYWNEEEVVSVVRVYLNETLGPPPETFTYDGKTWTPLSFLKDYLKLDLDAYVEVMSTLRYPFWTRAKFEAPDNWWHSEDYLNLPLDTFYAAIRRSIENGYSVAIGGDVSEPAYSGMDEVAFIPSFDIPQSYINQTSREFRIANNTTEDDHGIHLVGYTRIGDHDWFLIKDSGRSSRWGPHEGYYFYRDDYVRLKMLTFTVHRDMLTGELNRLVTKTES
- a CDS encoding phosphatase PAP2 family protein, which encodes MAMRLRGLSSLYLFEWVSIASGLFLILFFILSPVRGPFYLVTLGTLWLFVRIIALSLILLLLTVAFRSLRRGQNQTFVEALQESDLIRGRTWGDLVRISLAFSLMETAHFCLKVYIPLIHSRTFDSFLSQADRVLLAGRDGVDLVSAIFASPTSIRLMDLLYSGFYFFLVWGSLILFLALLRGRERIAFMDAYVTMWQIGLAIYILIPSWGPVFVEPERYAGLLRFMTLTVSIQKQLYLETSSIIQGNYDIVIRYFGMAALPSLHVAVFTIYTLWSPRLFRGLVYFFGGLTLLFFAGSVLTGYHYVVDGLAGIAVAGIATFIGRRFLKRQG
- a CDS encoding PhoU domain-containing protein translates to MWTKLFQTYRSNQILKNLVEDHARILEDSKSMYVKVLTLLYEKGDISHAHDFIYETDKRINRSVQDVRRRLIEHLSLTGIVDLPASLILMSVLKDAERVGDYCKNLYEVAQRLDQSRHVSEYWDQIKTLQYDVVPMFDDVKKAFMISDKELAQKQMDRMRDITKRSDGLIDQLYKTDMPANPAIGYALLTRYCKRVSSHLGNIATAVVVPLPMLDFLDEPRDKK
- a CDS encoding Na/Pi symporter, with product MESLKRYLGWIAVFVLLYFFLTSIDLIGVAFKLFGKDFALGLIKSTSNPFVALFVGLLSTSIIQSSSTTTSITVGLVAAGVLPIENAIPIVMGANIGTSVTNMLVSLGHITRSDEFERAFSGAIIHDFFNLITAFVLLPVELATGYLQRTAECISKLLVGVGGGTTHQSPLKLIVKPVAHGVEKLFVDIMGIHARPAGILILILSLVTLFFSLFFLVRLMKILMMNRLEIVFDRYIARNDVIAFVMGLSFTVLVQSSSVTTSLLVPLLAAGVLTLEQAFPMTLGANLGTTITALLASMVGNVQGLTIAIVHLLFNISGILLIYPIRPIRRIPIAMARWMGYHGTRKKWIVAVFILGVFFIIPGLLILISYNL
- a CDS encoding sulfatase codes for the protein MVTVHARSRPVARSIQVLILLLIGVAVILSVWHFYPFHPVPRKQRSLKHNVLTGLIYPDHPVAVFDSEGIFRIRGNYSIPYPPPLHLDAGWAQRTDWGIWALGTRSTVSFYLSRPEPQYFWFRCRPMRNVPGTSPQTLQIEINGYRSETVSLQEEMRDYSIPIPRRAFQRGKNELTLNFRYAISPKEVGENKDSRPLSVAFARFGLLPEDLQEAANSLYINPTSRFDGEFVSLNPGETLSFSLDSIPEVAHITCTVVSDGTESPSALSMVLFDEETGARKNATIPVSQPSKNSRSLPEARIELGAFSEHPCTVSLRADHRTHDPIRLGNFILRYRDRKPAQEERGSSAKNLSGSPNLVMILLDAARPDHMGIYGYPKDTTPHIDAWAGKSRIFTNAVATAPYTVNSVATIVTGLSFFTHGVVDLSDRLSSEALTIAEYLHHAGYETVAFSSTPNNSPSKGFGQGFDRFYEVWKGQGGLNGHDPGLLCREVEQWIDTRKSPSPFFLLIHMVPPHSPYSPPPEHDLFGSPDFQGTLTGDRPTLEAIAQGRKILSKEEKERIISLYDGNLHWADAAVGTLLSTLESRGLAKTTLTVLTADHGEAFFEHGSTEHNTTLYEEMIHIPLIIRVPDQERSEPSFSDDLVSTLDLSATLAAAAGLPPLPGTDGRNILQDPLPERNSYSCLMRSAGNHPWLGFRTPCWSLLLSPDLTFELYHLKTDPYQETDLSVKKQNILRSLLIRFHTSASIVPPRFDGGTSPPPDEETQATLRSLGYLQ